One window of Metopolophium dirhodum isolate CAU chromosome 3, ASM1992520v1, whole genome shotgun sequence genomic DNA carries:
- the LOC132940418 gene encoding copper chaperone for superoxide dismutase isoform X3: MSAKLEFAVKMSSPSCADKIQDQLSQNGISKSDVHISHETGIVTITTDQPSSLILNSIEKTGIKAVLKGYGSATLDKNLGAAVAMLGGSTGYSKLVDGTIDGLSPGKHGIHIYECGDLSNGCDRIGDHLNLKQTSHGNQTDDPNFRHTGDLGNITANEDGRAIFYFKDKLINVSHLIGRSVGITENEDDCGKTKINTSDIDGNSGKRIACGIIARSSGLFENNKKICACDGVTLWEERDVPLAGPGRQRKI; this comes from the exons ATGTCTGCCAAG cTAGAATTTGCTGTAAAAATGTCATCTCCATCATGTGCTGATAAAATTCAAGATCAACTAAGCCAAAATGGAATTTCAAAATCTGACGTTCATATATCCCATGAAACTGGAATTGTTACTATCACTACAGATCAACCGTCTTcccttattttaaattctattgaaAAAACCGGTATTAAAGCAGTACTTAAAGGATATGGAAGTGCTACAC TCGACAAGAACTTGGGCGCTGCTGTTGCTATGCTTGGTGGATCAACTGGTTATagtaaattag TGGATGGTACTATTGATGGATTATCTCCAGGAAAACATGGCATCCATATATATGAATGTGGGGATTTATCTAATGGATGCGATAG GATTGGAGATCATCTTAATTTGAAACAAACATCACATGGCAATCAAACTGATGACCCGAATTTCAgg CACACAGGAGATTTAGGAAATATCACTGCTAATGAAGATGGAAGggcaatattttactttaaagataaattaataaatgtatcacATTTAATTGGTCGATCAGTTGGTATCACAGAAAATGAAGACGATTGTGgtaaaaccaaaatcaatacATCAGATATTGATGGAAATAGCGGTAaaag aattgCTTGTGGTATTATTGCAAGATCTTCcggtttatttgaaaataacaaaaaaatatgtgctTGTGATGGTGTAACACTTTGGGAAGAAAGAGATGTACCATTGGCTGGGCCCGGTAgacaaagaaaaatataa
- the LOC132940420 gene encoding thioredoxin-like protein 4A yields the protein MSYMLAHLFNGWQVDQAILSEEDRVVVIRFGHDWDPTCMKMDEVLYNIAEKVKNFAVIYLVDITKVPDFNKMYELYDPCTVMFFFRNKHIMIDLGTGNNNKINWALEDKQEMIDIVETVYRGARKGRGLVVSPKDYSTKYRY from the exons ATGTCTTATATGTTAGCACATTTGTTTAATGGCTGGCAAGTCGATCAGGCAATTCTATCGGAGGAAGATAGGGTGGTt GTCATTCGTTTTGGTCACGATTGGGATCCTACATGCATGAAAATGGATgaagttttgtataatattgcgGAAAAAGTGAAGAACTTTGCTGTTATATATTTAGTAGACATCACCAAAGTAccagattttaataaaat gtatgaaTTGTACGATCCATGCACAGTTATGTTTTTCTTCCGtaacaaacatattatgattGATTTGGGTACcggaaataacaataaaattaattgggcACTTGAAGACAAACAAGAAATGATAGATATTGTTGAAACAGTATATAGAGGTGCCAGAAAAGGACGTGGTTTAGTTGTTTCTCCTAAAGATTACTCTACAAAATACCGTTACTAA
- the LOC132940421 gene encoding LOW QUALITY PROTEIN: uncharacterized protein LOC132940421 (The sequence of the model RefSeq protein was modified relative to this genomic sequence to represent the inferred CDS: deleted 1 base in 1 codon; substituted 1 base at 1 genomic stop codon), whose product MYSCRTGDFNDILRKLLTMKNIRQFQIYSIRWRSTATAHSPHVSAGSPEVIEVTNDLTTAKHYSQVPGPTPWPIIGNTWRMLPVIGPYQISDLANVSYILYKQYGKIAKLGNLVGRPDLLFVYDADEIEKVYRQEGDTPFRPSMPCLVKYKSQVRGQFFGRLPGVVGVHGEAWREFRTKVQKPVLQPQTVKKYIQPIEEVSDYFIKRMQEMKNENSEMPADFDNEIHKWALECIGRVALDARLGCLNPDLPKNSEPQKIIDAAKYALRNVALLELKYPFWRYLPSTLWKKYVSNMDYFIEICMKYIDDAMLRLKNKSQSVNESELSLVERILANEHDPKTAYILALDLILVGIDTISMAVCSMLYQIATRPEEQEKIHQEILKILPNKDDKLDASKLEKMVYLKAFIKEVLRMYSTVIGNGRTLQKDMVICGYRIPKGIQLVFPTIVTGNMEEYVTDCKQFKPERWLKQSTDYIHPFASLPYGHGPRMCLGRRFADLEMQVFLAKLIRSHKLEYLHKPLEYKVTFMYAPDGELKFKMTERPTNGLIIXYASHARNYLFTGSYTFNNKNNKMSVLARRLRNLRITVDHANKSTEVFTSVSQGDIDFAKDYSELPGPKSLPLLGNNWRFMSYIGDYKVTEIDKLSLRLWKEYGDIVKIEKLLGRPDMVFLYDADEIEKVFRNEELMPHRPSMPSLNYYKHVLRKDFFGDLAGVIAVHGEKWYEFRTKVQQPMLQPRTAKFYIGTIEDTATAFVNRIKKIKNKDQEVPDDFLNEIHKWSLESIAKVALDQKLGCLEDEHAVDSDTQNLIDAINTFFANVPELELKIPFWKLFSTPTWRKYINALDTITNVTSKHINRSMDQLLSQKSFCPDSQSSLLQRVLSLDPSNPKLAQILSLDMFIVGIDTTSAALASILYQLSRHPDKQKKLREEIRTVLPNADSKLTSSKLEQLQYLKACIKETLRMYPVVIGNGRCMTKETIISGYKIPKGVQVVFQHYAISNSSKYFSQPEQFLPERWLKGSGYKHHPFASLPFGYGKRMCLGRRFADLELQTVVSKIFQNFEVKYEYDDLDYTVHPIYMPDGPLKFKMIEN is encoded by the exons atgtacagcTGCAGGACCGGTGACTTCAATGATATTCTTCGAAAA TtattaacaatgaaaaatattcgtcagtttcaaatatattcaataagATGGCGATCGACAGCTACTGCACATTCACCCCACGTCTCTGCGGGATCACCAGAAGTAATAGAAGTGACTAATGATCTTACCACAGCCAAACACTATAGTCAGGTCCCAGGACCCACGCCATGGCCAATTATAGGAAACACTTGGAGAATGTTACCAGTTATag gcCCTTATCAGATATCAGATTTGGCAAACGTTTCCTACATACTGTACAAACAATACGGGAAAATAGCAAAGTTGGGAAATCTTGTTGGTCGACCGGATTTGCTATTTGTTTATGATGCTGATGAAATAGAAAAAGTTTATAGACAAGAAGGCGATACGCCGTTTAGACCTTCTATGCCGTGTTTGGTTAAATATAAAAGTCAGGTTCGAGGACAATTTTTCGGGAGACTACCGGGTGTTGTCGGAGT GCATGGAGAGGCGTGGAGAGAATTCAGAACTAAAGTTCAAAAGCCTGTTTTACAACCACAAACTGTTAAGAAATATATTCAACCAATTGAAGAAGTTTCCGACTATTTCATAAAACG GATGCAAGAAATGAAAAACGAAAATTCTGAAATGCCAGCTGATTTTGATAATGAAATTCATAAATGGGCTTTGGAATGTATCGGTCGTGTGGCATTAGACGCAAGACTAGGTTGTCTAAACCCGGATTTACCGAAAAATTCAGAGCCACAGAAAATAATCGATGCCGCAAAATACGCACTCCGGAACGTGGCATTATTAGAGCTCAAGTACCCGTTTTGGCGATACTTGCCATCCACACTGtggaaaaaatatgtttcaaataTGGATTATTTCATTGA aatttgTATGAAGTACATTGACGATGCAATGttgagattaaaaaataaatcacaatcGGTGAATGAAAGCGAATTGTCTTTGGTTGAGAGAATTTTGGCGAATGAACATGATCCAAAAACTGCTTACATATTGGCGTTGGATCTTATTTTAGTTGGGATTGATACG ATTTCGATGGCTGTATGCTCCATGCTTTATCAAATAGCCACACGACCAGAAGAACAAGAAAAAATACATCAAGAAATACTGAAAATTTTACCAAATAAAGACGATAAACTTGACGCaagtaaattagaaaaaatggTTTATTTGAAAGCGTTTATCAAAGAAGTATTACG AATGTATTCAACTGTAATTGGTAATGGTAGAACCCTTCAAAAGGATATGGTGATTTGTGGATACAGAATACCAAAAGGT attCAGTTAGTTTTTCCAACAATTGTTACGGGGAATATGGAAGAATACGTAACGGACTGTAAACAGTTTAAACCTGAAAGGTGGTTGAAACAATCAACCGATTATATTCACCCATTTGCTTCGTTGCCGTACGGGCATGGGCCAAGAATGTGTCTAGGAAGAAGATTTGCTGACTTAGAAATGCAAGTCTTCTTGGCGAAG ttgATACGATCGCACAAGCTTGAGTATTTGCATAAACCATTGGAATACAAAGTTACATTCATGTACGCACCTGATGGCGAACTAAAGTTCAAAATGACTGAGAGGCCTAC CAATggactaataatataatatgcatcgcATGCacgcaattatttatttacaggt TCCTATacgttcaataataaaaataataaaatgtccgTTTTGGCCAGACGTTTGAGGAATTTAAGGATTACAGTTGATCATGCCAACAAGTCGACTGAAGTTTTTACGAGTGTATCACAAGGAGATATAGATTTTGCCAAAGATTATTCGGAACTACCGGGCCCAAAGTCGTTACCGTTATTGGGCAATAATTGGAGGTTTATGTCATATATTG GCGACTACAAAGTAACCGAAATAGACAAACTCTCATTGAGATTATGGAAAGAGTACGGAGACATtgtaaaaatcgaaaaattgctCGGGAGACCGGATATGGTGTTTCTGTACGACGCAGACGAGATTGAAAAAGTATTCAGAAATGAAGAACTTATGCCGCATCGACCGTCTATGCCAtcgttaaattattacaaacacgTTTTAAGGAAGGATTTCTTTGGTGATCTGGCTGGTGTTATAGCAGT ACATGGGGAAAAATGGTATGAATTTCGAACTAAAGTACAACAACCTATGTTGCAACCGAGAACAGCAAAATTTTACATTGGGACTATTGAAGATACGGCAACAGCCTTTGTCAATAG aataaaaaagataaaaaataaagaccAAGAAGTTCCTGACgactttttaaatgaaattcatAAATGGTCGCTTGAAT ctATCGCCAAAGTGGCATTAGATCAAAAACTCGGGTGCCTCGAAGATGAACACGCAGTAGACTCGGATACGCAAAATTTAATAGATGCCATTAACACGTTTTTTGCTAATGTCCCGGAGTTGGaattaaaaataccattttggaaattatttagTACTCCAACTTGGAGAAAGTACATAAATGCGTTGGATACCATTACCAA tgttaCATCTAAACATATAAACCGATCAATGGATCAACTATTATCTCAAAAATCATTTTGTCCAGATAGCCAATCATCTTTGTTACAAAGAGTGCTTAGTTTGGATCCATCAAATCCTAAATTAGCTCAGATACTATCGTTAGATATGTTTATCGTCGGCATAGACACT ACTTCTGCAGCTCTTGCATCAATTCTATATCAATTAAGTCGACATCCAGATAAACAAAAGAAACTTAGGGAAGAAATACGAACCGTATTGCCAAATGCTGATTCAAAATTGACTTCCAGCAAACTCGAACAGCTGCAGTATCTAAAAGCATGCATAAAAGAAACGTTGAG AATGTATCCGGTTGTTATTGGAAATGGTCGCTGCATGACCAAAGAAACAATAATAAGTGGATATAAAATTCCAAAAgga GTGCAAGTCGTGTTTCAACATTACGCTATTAGCAACagcagtaaatatttttcacagcCAGAACAGTTTTTACCGGAAAGGTGGTTAAAAGGAAGTGGATACAAACATCATCCGTTTGCTAGTTTACCATTTGGTTATGGCAAAAGAATGTGCTTGGGCCGAAGATTTGCCGATTTGGAGCTTCAAACAGTTGTTTCAAAG ATTTTtcagaattttgaagtcaagtATGAGTATGATGATTTGGATTACACTGTACATCCGATATACATGCCGGATGGCCcattgaaattcaaaatgattgaaaactaa
- the LOC132940416 gene encoding probable serine/threonine-protein kinase clkA, with the protein MNLQSTDFSKKYCDRVNHTVRKDNKKELKKTELKNNVVDINFEKADIDLRKNKKSHNLIDVKPSSSKELRKPYVFKKRIVGRSKNYNLICYNNRINHLPENHNCIEFCGKQDHKKNYQNNCQLNNEKSDDQRDKSVRVVTPLNDSGNADQRSNSIFFTTQNKEQLYDRSVKCHDIKTMIINRGTKYTTGQHLQYTDDSIQNYKMKNFNDYHDKHNWGFYSHNGQNTYSINNGFLNKAENPRRNKYIRNSKPIIESFHKTEYDKSLVYIGSKYTDQDIAKNQKLNSDVMDINLNPLSNSTFISTINLQKLQENKHNNNKISTSKSKMFVQTYNIQNYTKTINNSSAGLSYDQNKQEDKIDPKKYYLKCEKTKDNYAEENVNWTKKINLYKNKENIKYYNNENNENNYNDIKSIGINNLEMFTAYFDKSKFLL; encoded by the exons ATGAATCTACAATCAACCGATTTCTcgaaaaaatattgtgatagAGTTAATCATACAGTACGCAAAGACAACAAAAAAGAATTGAAAAAGacag aattaaaaaataatgttgttgatattaattttgaaaaagctGATATTGatttgagaaaaaataaaaaatctcaCAATCTAATTGATGTAAAACCATCGAGCTCCAAAGAGCTGAGAAAGCCATACGTGTTTAAAAAGCGGATTGTTGGTCGAtcgaaaaactataatttaatttgttacaataatCGTATTAACCATTTACCTGAAAACCATAATTGTATAGAATTTTGTGGCAAACAagaccataaaaaaaattatcaaaataattgtcAATTGAATAATGAAAAGTCCGATGATCAACGTGATAAATCAGTTAGAGTAGTCACACCTTTAAATGATAGTGGCAATGCAGACCAACGttcaaattcgattttttttacaactcaaAATAAAGAACAATTGTATGACAGAAGTGTGAAGTGTCATGATATTAAAACAATGATTATCAATAGAGGAACCAAATACACAACAG GTCAACATCTTCAGTATACAGACGATTCtatacaaaactacaaaatgaaaaatttcaatGATTACCATGATAAACATAATTGGGGTTTTTATAGTCATAATGGTCAAAATACCTACAGTATAAATAACGGATTCTTAAATAAAGCAGAAAATCCGagaagaaataaatatattag GAACAGTAAACCAATAATAGAATCGTTTCATAAGACTGAATACGATAAAAGTTTGGTTTACATAGGTTCTAAGTATACGGACCAGGATATtgctaaaaatcaaaaattaaattcggATGTTATGGATATTAATTTGAATCCACTATCCAATTCAACATTTATTAGCACGATAAATCTGCAAAAGTTACaagaaaataaacataataataataag ATATCAACTTCTAAATCTAAGATGTTCGTGCAAACTTATAACATTCAAAACTACACGAAAACGATAAATAATAGTTCCGCAGGTTTATCTTACGATCAAAACAAACAAGAAGATAAAATCgacccaaaaaaatattatttaaaatgtgagaAAACTAAAGATAATTATGCAGAGGAAAACGTAAAttggacaaaaaaaatcaatttatataaaaataaagaaaacataaaatattataataatgaaaacaatgaaaataattacaatgatataaaatctaTTGGTATCAATAATTTAGAAATGTTCACtgcatattttgataaaagtaagtttttattataa
- the LOC132940418 gene encoding copper chaperone for superoxide dismutase isoform X1 codes for MSAKLEFAVKMSSPSCADKIQDQLSQNGISKSDVHISHETGIVTITTDQPSSLILNSIEKTGIKAVLKGYGSATLDKNLGAAVAMLGGSTGYSKLGINGVVRFVQINNNECIVDGTIDGLSPGKHGIHIYECGDLSNGCDRIGDHLNLKQTSHGNQTDDPNFRHTGDLGNITANEDGRAIFYFKDKLINVSHLIGRSVGITENEDDCGKTKINTSDIDGNSGKRIACGIIARSSGLFENNKKICACDGVTLWEERDVPLAGPGRQRKI; via the exons ATGTCTGCCAAG cTAGAATTTGCTGTAAAAATGTCATCTCCATCATGTGCTGATAAAATTCAAGATCAACTAAGCCAAAATGGAATTTCAAAATCTGACGTTCATATATCCCATGAAACTGGAATTGTTACTATCACTACAGATCAACCGTCTTcccttattttaaattctattgaaAAAACCGGTATTAAAGCAGTACTTAAAGGATATGGAAGTGCTACAC TCGACAAGAACTTGGGCGCTGCTGTTGCTATGCTTGGTGGATCAACTGGTTATagtaaattaggtataaatggtGTTGTTCGGTTTGTtcagattaataataatgaatgtataGTGGATGGTACTATTGATGGATTATCTCCAGGAAAACATGGCATCCATATATATGAATGTGGGGATTTATCTAATGGATGCGATAG GATTGGAGATCATCTTAATTTGAAACAAACATCACATGGCAATCAAACTGATGACCCGAATTTCAgg CACACAGGAGATTTAGGAAATATCACTGCTAATGAAGATGGAAGggcaatattttactttaaagataaattaataaatgtatcacATTTAATTGGTCGATCAGTTGGTATCACAGAAAATGAAGACGATTGTGgtaaaaccaaaatcaatacATCAGATATTGATGGAAATAGCGGTAaaag aattgCTTGTGGTATTATTGCAAGATCTTCcggtttatttgaaaataacaaaaaaatatgtgctTGTGATGGTGTAACACTTTGGGAAGAAAGAGATGTACCATTGGCTGGGCCCGGTAgacaaagaaaaatataa
- the LOC132940417 gene encoding coiled-coil domain-containing protein 149 isoform X2 codes for MDSTALERKLNSKTAALSVLSEELEKCRIERDHLKIILENKMLHNTYNRNYQLNYDKLVNQLREENKILRLESEDVRQKLQDAQGDNQVLRTGGFVKDCINTILTSSDSKEELVKNLEIIHSKYQQLKLDFGLLLDDKQELITERDGFRSKIRRLNYQLAASLNANKNQCVLDIDSLLLENKYLNERLQLEIAEKEMIRKTNSLYQSTSKTNEDSSLLSANNAITRKVIACKQMQQILETGNLQALFSNSTTLADLRKLCQTLFEALQDKTIALNHQKKTNKILAKRLEDLEKKMKTINQGEAIMSPSLVLLNECSNTSDETDFETSSIDDIDFDKYPNEMNTLPTNLQQLVTEAMQTITFDSSTPTSDKARLSSTSD; via the exons atggat AGTACTGCATTGGAACGTAAATTGAATAGCAAAACTGCAGCTCTCTCAGTATTAAGTGAAGAATTAGAGAAATGTAGAATAGAACGAGATCATTTGAAAAtcattttggaaaataaaatgttacataatacatacaatagg aattaccaattaaattacgataaacTTGTGAATCAACTTAGAGAAGAAAATAAGATACTGAGATTGGAATCTGAGGATGTACGTCAAAAATTACAGGATGCTCAAGGTGACAACCAA GTTTTAAGAACTGGTGGTTTTGTCAAGgattgtataaatacaatattaacaagCTCTGATAGTAAAGAAgaattagtaaaaaatttagaaatcaTACATTCAAAA TACCAGCAGTTAAAGCTTGATTTTGGTTTATTACTGGATGATAAACAAGAACTAATCACCGAACGAGATGGATTTCGAAGTAAAATACGACggttaaattatcaattagcGGCTTCTTTAAATGCCAATAAAAATCAATGCGTATTAGATAttgatagtttattattagaaaacaa gtatttaaatgaaaGACTGCAGTTAGAGATCGCCGAAAAGGAAATGATAAGGAAAACAAATTCATTATACCAG aGTACATCAAAAACAAATGAAGATTCATCTTTACTGTCTGCTAATAATGCAATAACCCGTAAAGTAATAGCTTGCAAACAAA tgcAACAAATTTTGGAAACTGGGAATCTTCAAGCTTTGTTTTCAAACAGCACAACACTCGCAGATTTAAGAAAGTTATGCCAGACACTATTTGAAGCATTGCAAGATAAAACTATAGCGCTTAATCatcagaaaaaaacaaataa AATATTAGCTAAAAGATTGGAAGACCTGGAAAAAAAGATGAAAACAATTAACCAAGGGGAAGCCATTATGTCACCTTCGCTGGTTTTATTGAACGAATGTTCAAATACATCTGATGAAACTGATTTTGAAACAAGTTCTATTGATG atATTGATTTCGATAAGTATCCTAATGAAATGAATACTCTACCAACAAATTTGCAGCAACTTGTTACTGAGGCTATGCAAACAATAACATTTGATTCATCAACCCCTACCTCTGATAAAGCTCGTCTCAGTTCCACTTCAgattaa
- the LOC132940418 gene encoding copper chaperone for superoxide dismutase isoform X2, with product MSSPSCADKIQDQLSQNGISKSDVHISHETGIVTITTDQPSSLILNSIEKTGIKAVLKGYGSATLDKNLGAAVAMLGGSTGYSKLGINGVVRFVQINNNECIVDGTIDGLSPGKHGIHIYECGDLSNGCDRIGDHLNLKQTSHGNQTDDPNFRHTGDLGNITANEDGRAIFYFKDKLINVSHLIGRSVGITENEDDCGKTKINTSDIDGNSGKRIACGIIARSSGLFENNKKICACDGVTLWEERDVPLAGPGRQRKI from the exons ATGTCATCTCCATCATGTGCTGATAAAATTCAAGATCAACTAAGCCAAAATGGAATTTCAAAATCTGACGTTCATATATCCCATGAAACTGGAATTGTTACTATCACTACAGATCAACCGTCTTcccttattttaaattctattgaaAAAACCGGTATTAAAGCAGTACTTAAAGGATATGGAAGTGCTACAC TCGACAAGAACTTGGGCGCTGCTGTTGCTATGCTTGGTGGATCAACTGGTTATagtaaattaggtataaatggtGTTGTTCGGTTTGTtcagattaataataatgaatgtataGTGGATGGTACTATTGATGGATTATCTCCAGGAAAACATGGCATCCATATATATGAATGTGGGGATTTATCTAATGGATGCGATAG GATTGGAGATCATCTTAATTTGAAACAAACATCACATGGCAATCAAACTGATGACCCGAATTTCAgg CACACAGGAGATTTAGGAAATATCACTGCTAATGAAGATGGAAGggcaatattttactttaaagataaattaataaatgtatcacATTTAATTGGTCGATCAGTTGGTATCACAGAAAATGAAGACGATTGTGgtaaaaccaaaatcaatacATCAGATATTGATGGAAATAGCGGTAaaag aattgCTTGTGGTATTATTGCAAGATCTTCcggtttatttgaaaataacaaaaaaatatgtgctTGTGATGGTGTAACACTTTGGGAAGAAAGAGATGTACCATTGGCTGGGCCCGGTAgacaaagaaaaatataa
- the LOC132940417 gene encoding coiled-coil domain-containing protein 149 isoform X1 produces MDSTALERKLNSKTAALSVLSEELEKCRIERDHLKIILENKMLHNTYNRNYQLNYDKLVNQLREENKILRLESEDVRQKLQDAQGDNQVLRTGGFVKDCINTILTSSDSKEELVKNLEIIHSKYQQLKLDFGLLLDDKQELITERDGFRSKIRRLNYQLAASLNANKNQCVLDIDSLLLENKYLNERLQLEIAEKEMIRKTNSLYQSTSKTNEDSSLLSANNAITRKVIACKQMQQILETGNLQALFSNSTTLADLRKLCQTLFEALQDKTIALNHQKKTNKILAKRLEDLEKKMKTINQGEAIMSPSLVLLNECSNTSDETDFETSSIDESNTCLISKEDDSIIKNIDFDKYPNEMNTLPTNLQQLVTEAMQTITFDSSTPTSDKARLSSTSD; encoded by the exons atggat AGTACTGCATTGGAACGTAAATTGAATAGCAAAACTGCAGCTCTCTCAGTATTAAGTGAAGAATTAGAGAAATGTAGAATAGAACGAGATCATTTGAAAAtcattttggaaaataaaatgttacataatacatacaatagg aattaccaattaaattacgataaacTTGTGAATCAACTTAGAGAAGAAAATAAGATACTGAGATTGGAATCTGAGGATGTACGTCAAAAATTACAGGATGCTCAAGGTGACAACCAA GTTTTAAGAACTGGTGGTTTTGTCAAGgattgtataaatacaatattaacaagCTCTGATAGTAAAGAAgaattagtaaaaaatttagaaatcaTACATTCAAAA TACCAGCAGTTAAAGCTTGATTTTGGTTTATTACTGGATGATAAACAAGAACTAATCACCGAACGAGATGGATTTCGAAGTAAAATACGACggttaaattatcaattagcGGCTTCTTTAAATGCCAATAAAAATCAATGCGTATTAGATAttgatagtttattattagaaaacaa gtatttaaatgaaaGACTGCAGTTAGAGATCGCCGAAAAGGAAATGATAAGGAAAACAAATTCATTATACCAG aGTACATCAAAAACAAATGAAGATTCATCTTTACTGTCTGCTAATAATGCAATAACCCGTAAAGTAATAGCTTGCAAACAAA tgcAACAAATTTTGGAAACTGGGAATCTTCAAGCTTTGTTTTCAAACAGCACAACACTCGCAGATTTAAGAAAGTTATGCCAGACACTATTTGAAGCATTGCAAGATAAAACTATAGCGCTTAATCatcagaaaaaaacaaataa AATATTAGCTAAAAGATTGGAAGACCTGGAAAAAAAGATGAAAACAATTAACCAAGGGGAAGCCATTATGTCACCTTCGCTGGTTTTATTGAACGAATGTTCAAATACATCTGATGAAACTGATTTTGAAACAAGTTCTATTGATG AATCAAACACTTGTCTAATTTCTAAAGAAGATGATTCCATTATTAAAA atATTGATTTCGATAAGTATCCTAATGAAATGAATACTCTACCAACAAATTTGCAGCAACTTGTTACTGAGGCTATGCAAACAATAACATTTGATTCATCAACCCCTACCTCTGATAAAGCTCGTCTCAGTTCCACTTCAgattaa